A segment of the Lolium perenne isolate Kyuss_39 chromosome 3, Kyuss_2.0, whole genome shotgun sequence genome:
ACAGCAGCTTAATTAGCATCAGTACTAGCTACCAGCCTACCACTCGCTCGACCATATCAAGTGAACAGGAGATGGACATGGAGATCCCAGTGATCGACCTCGAGGGGCTCAACGGCGACGCCGCCGAGAGGACGCAGACCATGGCACGGCTCCACCAAGCCTGCAAGGACTGGGGCTTCTTCTGGGTACGTAAGCTAGCTAGCGACCACACCGCTGctgctcattgcaatgcttctctTACGTACCACGGCGCAGGTGGACAGCCACGGCGTGGATGCCGCGCTGATGGAGGAGGTGAAGTGCTTCGTCTACGGCCACTACGACGACCAACTCGAGGACAAGTTCTACGCCTCCGGCCTCGCCAAGGACCTACTGCAGGCGGCCGTTCCTGACCTTGAGGATTCCAACAAACCAGTCTCCGATCAGGTGGACTGGGAAAGCGCCTACTTCATCCGGCACCACCCCAACAATAACGTCGCCGACTTCCCGGAGATCCTGCCGCCATCAAGGTCAGTGTCGTCTCCCCGATCTCCTTAATTTTGTCTGCATCCTTCTCCGACCTTGAGGATCCCTTTCACGCTCAGGGAGGTGCTCGACACGTACATTGCCCAGATGGTGTCGCTCGCCGAGCGGCTTGCCGAGTGCATGAGCCTCAACCTGGGCCTCGACTGCGCCCGCATCAAGGACACCTTCGCGCCGCCGTTCGTCGGGACCAAGttcgccatgtaccctgcttgCCCGCGGCCGGACCTCGTGTGGGGCCTCCGCGCCCATACCGACGCCGGCGGCATCATCCTGCTCCTGCAGGACGACGTCGTCGGCGGGCTCGAGTTCTTCAGGGGCGACCGGGAGTGGGTTCCCGTGGGACCCACCAAGGGTAGCAGGATCTTCGTCAACATCGGGGACCAGGTGGAGGTGATGAGCGGCGGGGTCTACAGAAGCGTGTTGCACCGCGTCGCCGCCGGCAGCGAGGGCCGCCGGCTATCCGTGGCAACGTTCTACAACCCTGGGATGGACGCCGTTGTGGCGGCGCCGGTCACGGCCGTCGTGCAGCTGTACCCCGGGGCGTACAGGTTCGGCGACTACCTCGACTACTACCAGGGCACCAAGTTTGCCGACAAGGCGGCGAGGTTTCAGGCCGTCAAAGAGCTGTTCGGTTAACGGGCCCTGTACGATTGACTATTTGTTGTGCGCGCTGGAGATTTCATTTGCGTGTGCGATTGGTACCGTGGTATTGTGTTATTTTGGGGATTTGCTGCTTTTATGAGCTGTGCAATTACTCTTAGCGGTACGTACTATTGAACTACTATAAACATGACATGATCGAAAAACTGCTTTTAGCTTCCGAGATCTAGTGCTCTCGCTATTTAGAAAAAAAGAAGTAAGGACTGGTCATCCGGAACGTTTCCTCGGTAGGTTCCCCTGGTCGCCCCCCGTGACGGCCTAGGGGAGAAACCCTAGCCACCAACCTCCCGCTCCCCCTCCCCCCTCCCACCCCTGCCACCACCAGCGtgcgtcgccgggcaaagcccgcgcggtgcCGACGGCGGGAGGCCTTCCCTTACCCGACTCGAAGCGGGCCGTGTGAGGCAGCGCTTCTCGGCGGAGGTCGGCGGGGCCTGGCACGGCGGCCAACGAGCTACGCCAGAGGCGTCCTCTCGCATATGGAGGCGGCAGTGGTCGAGGAGCTGCGCGTGGCATGGCCATGATGCTCGTGGTAATGCATGGCGACCGGGCGCGATCTGGGCCTGGGCGGGCCGCGGCTTCAGGGCGTGGTGGCAGCGCGAGGAGCTCTGTCTCCAGCGTGCTGTGTGGGAACGACTACAGTGGTGGTTGGCCGGCAAGGCTGGCCTCCTCCCCCGAGCTCTTGCTGGCCGCCGGTGAGGCCGGTTGTGGCCGACACTCCTCTTCTGCGACGGTGAGGCCGGTGTGGCTTCTTTCCTTTCTAGTGGTGGTCGAAACCAGCGTCTACATCTCCGTACATTTCGCTGGCTCGGGCGGCATCGGGGGTACGGTGAAGGACCAGGGTGAAAGCCCTGCCCGGTGTCTTTCGGTGCAGACCACGGCGACGCTTGAGGGCACAGCTTCCTTCCTGAAGGTGTGGTCTTTGCTCACAATCGTGCCTTTCCTCTCCTCTGAGTCAGGGGAAACCCTATGTCCAGTCCATCGGGCAAGGCGACGGCGGCACCATGGCGTTGTTCTCTTCTTGAAGACGTTGTCGAGGCTACTTGGGGAGAGACCGATGTGGTAATTAGAGGTTGGGCAATGTGATGCGCTGCCAGTGTTGGCTGCCGGCCATGGCATGGGGCTAAGAGGCGCTATGTACGACGTGGTGGATGCAACCTAGGGAAGTGCGTCTCCAAGTCCGAAGGATTCTGCCTTCTCCTCGCTGACTCTTCTAGGCTCATGAGGGGAGGTACGTTGGTCCGGGCAACCTTCGAGTCGCGATCGTTCTAAGGTGGTGTCTCACCCGGTTCGTGACGCAGTTCGGTGGCTCCGTGCTCCATCTCCTCACCTCTTTTGGTAGGATGTTGGGGGCGAGTCGTTCTCTTCGGATTGTTTGTAGAGGGTGCGTTGTAAGCCGCTTGGCTGTGTATCGTCTTGGGTGTGTAGCGTTGTATCGGCCGTCAGCCTCTTCTTCTATGTGATTGATACGTTTTCTAGGACGTATTATTGAAAAACAATATATATATTTATTAGTtatcaaaaaatctgaaaataattctATAGAATGTCAGTGATACATCTCACAATCAGGTAAAATCTCAACCTAAAATTCTTTACTTTGTGCTAGATAAAATTAATAAAATCTGACAtgtttttggagatttgaaaatgactTCTACACTTTTGTCTTCTTTTGTGTAGCTTAAAATATAAAGTATATGAAATCGATATTTTacacgtttgtgggatacatTATTAGCTATATGcagattttttctaaattttttgaaactaaaaaatataattatttatttattttcaaAAAGAGATCACTCGtgtccatgtgcaccaaatctctatcATGACGTAGTTCGCATCAATCCCTCTAGGTCGCTCTGTCCACCGACCTGGTTGGTAGGACGCGGGTGCCACACACCCTTGCGTGCTCACGGTAGCTACTTGGGCTGCGGCCTAGGATCACGTAATTTctcttttttaatttttttctgttTTAGAAAAATCTGATTATttctaaaaaatcaaaaaatatttAAACATTTTTTTAAGATCTGAACATTTTTTAGATATGAACATTTTTTAACTTGAACATTTTATTAAAATAACATTTTTTTTATTTGAACATTCGTAAATTTTAACAAATTCTAGGACTGagcattttcaaaatttgaacatattttcaaatctgaatatttttGGAATTTGTacaattttaaagttgaacatttgtcaaatatggatatttataaaagttgaacatttttaaaatttgccAATTTCCAAATGTGAataattttgaaatttgaacattttcaagaATTGAATTTTTTAAATTTAAGCAATTTTCAAATCTTGAAATCTCGCCGAATAAAGAAAACCAAACTAGAAAtccaaaaaagaaaaaaggaaaaaccgGACTGAAAAAACCAAACTGAGAAAGTCAAAACAGAAAAATGTGCCTGGCCCAAACCTGACAAGGAGGTGTGCGGCGCGGAGTAgccgccgacctggtcggcatatAGGAATCACCATCCCTTTCCCACGATGTTTCTCTGTGCCTAAATAGCCTACACAGAATACATGGTGGTTAAACGAGCTAACTCTCTGGTGCGACTTTTTTTTAACGAATTGTGAGTTAGATTAAAATGGGTGGATCCCTCGGCTGCGATATTGGATAGTGAAACTTCAGTCCACGCCATCCAAAAAAAAAAGAATCATCGCCGTcgtgtgacacgcgtacagcacgcgaccgttgggaacttcaagtggaaggtgtgatgcgtacagcagtaagtttccctcagtaagaaactaaggtttatcgaaccagtaggagtcaagaagcacgttaaaggttgatggcggcggagtgtagtgcggcgcaacaccagggattccggcgccaacgtggaacctgcacaacacaaccagattactttgccccaacgtgacagtgaggttgtcaatctcaccagcttgctgtaacagagaattagatgtatagtgtggatgatgattgcttgcagaaaacagtagagcgagaattgcagtagattgtattcgatgtaaaagaatggaccgaggtccacagtttactagtggtgtctctcccataagataaatagcatgttgggtgaataaattacagttgggcaattgacaaataaagagggcatgaccatgcacatacatgttatgatgagtagtgtgaaattcaattgggcattacgacaaagtacatagaccgctatccagcatgcatctatgtctaaaaagtccaccttcaggttatcatccgaaccccttccagtattaagttgcaaacaacagacaattgcattaaatatggtgcgtaatgtaatcaacaaatacatccttagacatagcattgatgttttatccctagtggcaacagcacatccacaaccttagaactttctgtcactgtcccagatttaatggaggcatgaacccactatcgagcataaatactccctcttggagttacaacttacaagtaacgacttggccagagtctctactaataacggagagcatgcaagatcataaacaacacatagatgataatcaacataacatagaattcattattcatcggatcccaacaaacacagcatgtagcattacaaatagatgatcttgatcatgttaggcagctcacaagatccaacaatgatagcacaattaggagaagacgaccatctagctactgctatggatccatagtccaggggtgaactactcacacatcactccggaggcgaccatggcggtgaagagtcctccgggagatgattcccctctccggcagggtgccggaggcgatctcctgaatcccccgagatgggattggcggcggcggcgtctctggaaggttttccgtatcgtggctctcggtagtggggtattcgcgacgaagactttaagtaggcggaagggcggagtcggagggctgatgagggggccacacgctagggccacgcgggccccccttgggccgcgcctccctagtgtggcggcgcctcgtcgccccacttcgtttccctttcggtgttctggaagcttcgtggaaaaataggccctgggcgttgatttcgtccaattccgagaatatttccttactaggatttctgaaaccaaaaacagcagaaaacagcaactggctcttcggcatcttgttaataggttagtgccagaaaatgcaaaaatatgacataaagtatgtataaaacatgtgtgtatcatcataaaacaagcatgtaacataagaaattatcgatacgttggagacgtatcagcatccccaagtttagttcctactcgtcctgagtaggtaaacgataacaaagataatttctgaagtgacatgccatcataatcctgatcaatactattgtaaagcacatgagctgagatcaaatcattcaaagcaaatatctatattgatataagagatgataaagcaagagttaaacaagctagaagttttcatgaactattgctttaaagacatgaaaccgtacaaagttcattaaggatatgttaagtattcagcgtagaagttctatccttcattccaagcatcaagtaaattttcacaacataagaaggattcagtcaagtaaacataaacatgaacatcatgaattgtaatatcccaggtaatggggttacaaaaatagaggaaacagatgtgtgcattgcattcatgcatagaaaatctggggaatttttgcgctttaaagtaaaacagccacagtaactgaagtttcacttgaccttggtggaattgaagtagctcatcaagtcaagcgctataaacctcaaagtgactttgttaaaacctggttttgggtagagatgatttgatctaaggggttagatcaaatggaattaaaaccaacacaataacatattaatcaaggatcaattgcttgatcttacaaAAGATCATAAATGGTAATCCctgccataacataagaacatctgctcaattacaaaccaagtaaaaataaaatagagaaaccattcttgactatcttctccatgtccTAAGACTAATCTATGATcttaccatgaaacctcatggtattcattctacttccACATTGGAactataacaaggagatccactcaagaagtataaATTTCTCTCTATTACAAATAgttttacatcaaacctagagaggtgtgagtcctattttatttagggaagcaatgacaaaccttgaggcaaaccttggatatcaatatacatatgatcacaacatcatcttcaagaggaaccctagagtattattcaagtccttcccaaatgagagagaccattcatactaatccaagctttacctatttaagaataaaggacaacctttgaactaaagtattaggagattaaccatttcccttggagtggtgtgataacctaatatcacatggaataagatgATATCC
Coding sequences within it:
- the LOC127342740 gene encoding 1-aminocyclopropane-1-carboxylate oxidase 1 — encoded protein: MDMEIPVIDLEGLNGDAAERTQTMARLHQACKDWGFFWVDSHGVDAALMEEVKCFVYGHYDDQLEDKFYASGLAKDLLQAAVPDLEDSNKPVSDQVDWESAYFIRHHPNNNVADFPEILPPSREVLDTYIAQMVSLAERLAECMSLNLGLDCARIKDTFAPPFVGTKFAMYPACPRPDLVWGLRAHTDAGGIILLLQDDVVGGLEFFRGDREWVPVGPTKGSRIFVNIGDQVEVMSGGVYRSVLHRVAAGSEGRRLSVATFYNPGMDAVVAAPVTAVVQLYPGAYRFGDYLDYYQGTKFADKAARFQAVKELFG